One Jeotgalicoccus saudimassiliensis DNA window includes the following coding sequences:
- the hemQ gene encoding hydrogen peroxide-dependent heme synthase, which translates to MSEPVSTIDGWYSLHLLYSVDWAGLRVLDKDERNALTDELQAFLNRQEEVHEKHEGDYAFYNIMGHKADIIMWLLRPTADELIKLELEINKLAIADYLIPTYSYVSIIEMSSYLGGNKTPEEMMEIPHIKQRLYPSLEKSKYICFYPMDKKRDLDDNWYMLPMEERKQLMRDHGMIGRKYAGKIKQYITGSQGLDKYEWAVTLLSDDMLEFKKIIYEMRFDETSARYGVFGDFYVGGHIPNDAIADYFG; encoded by the coding sequence ATGAGTGAACCGGTAAGTACAATAGATGGCTGGTACAGTTTACACCTGCTTTACAGCGTGGACTGGGCAGGTTTGCGTGTATTGGACAAAGATGAAAGAAATGCGCTGACAGATGAACTTCAGGCATTTTTAAACAGACAGGAAGAAGTGCATGAAAAACACGAAGGTGACTATGCATTTTACAACATCATGGGACATAAAGCAGATATCATCATGTGGCTGCTGCGCCCGACTGCGGACGAACTGATCAAGCTTGAACTTGAAATTAACAAACTCGCAATCGCGGACTACTTAATCCCGACTTACTCTTACGTATCCATTATCGAGATGAGCAGTTATTTAGGCGGGAACAAAACTCCTGAAGAAATGATGGAAATCCCGCACATCAAGCAGAGATTATATCCTTCACTGGAAAAATCCAAATATATCTGCTTCTATCCGATGGATAAAAAACGCGACCTTGACGACAACTGGTACATGCTTCCGATGGAAGAGCGCAAACAGTTAATGCGTGACCACGGCATGATCGGCCGTAAATACGCAGGCAAGATCAAGCAGTACATCACAGGCTCACAAGGTCTCGACAAATACGAATGGGCAGTTACATTATTATCGGATGACATGCTCGAATTCAAAAAAATTATCTACGAAATGAGATTCGACGAAACAAGTGCGCGCTACGGCGTCTTCGGCGATTTCTACGTCGGCGGACACATTCCGAACGACGCAATCGCGGACTACTTCGGATAA